Part of the Zingiber officinale cultivar Zhangliang chromosome 8A, Zo_v1.1, whole genome shotgun sequence genome, gaccggaaggtcattgttagcaccaatgcccgctttttagaagaggactatataatggatcacaagcccgagtaaaattgttttagaagaacttagagaggacatgtctacttgatTACCACatgacaagatgaagtaccacaagagcgcaacacgtgtcacacatgatacacaaccacagacggtgcctcgtcgtagtgggagggttgtaatgactgaaagattcatgttttgggagagtcttggacttgatccggtaaACATGAACGATCCCGATcgtatgatgaagcactccaagatatagatcgacgtcttggcaaaaggcaatgaattacgaaatagagtccatgtactctaataaggtgcaggagcttgtagaaccaccgatggtgtaaaagccgttggatgcaagtggatctacaaaggaaaagaggacgAGACGGGANNNNNNNNNNNNNNNNNNNNNNNNNNNNNNNNNNNNNNNNNNNNNNNNNNNNNNNNNNNNNNNNNNNNNNNNNNNNNNNNNNNNNNNNNNNNNNNNNNNNTCTTAGCTATAAGGCGATAatagtttaaaaccgttgtagaACCGTTGTCTATCGCGATGTTTATCACGATAAAGGACAACAATTTTTAAATGttgcaaaactgttgttgttagtattaaaagataatggtTTAAAATTTGTTGTCGTTGAGGGGGGTCTTTAACAACACTATCTGTTATAATGGTTTTGGAAGGACAAAGACAACAAATAAAATctattatcttttagcttttttgttgtagtgattagTAGATTTTACTGATTTAGCGCTAGAAGATTTTCCTCCTAGGCTACCACCTAATATTATTCTACACTCGAGGATGAGTTGTTTTAACCCGGGACGATTGATGCAAGAGAATcagaagattattattattatttttaattatttttatttttataatatttaggatatttttgataatttctatcttgttatattttaatattttgagtcaatttataaatttaaaaattacggGTCTTTTTTTATTAGAATTTCATTCCTTTCTTTACAAGTTAGGAATTAAGGTCTATATATTGgaatttgttttctttctttggtATAAGATCTAGAGTCTATATAAACAATTGTTTAGGTTGTTGTTaagaagattttttattttaataatattttgaaTCAACAGATTTTAGAAGATTGTTTCCAGTATTCGTGTGTGAATCAATAGATTCAATAGTCCATAGGAATCACTATCCTTCCTGACGTCAAAATAGTGGTACGatctgttggtgcagtaagcatccgacgatcgaacctcagttttgataatggcaaagggattcaaagttaagattccttgttatctaacgtggttaaataaggtttctggaaagtcctaactgcggttaggcagggaaaaatcctaagggaggataaccttaggtcctagggggtggtaaccctaggtgaaggaaaatcctaggggctaggtcctaggggcggtaaccctgggtgaaggaaaatcctaaggggcaaccttaggtcctaggggataaccctaggtggaggaaaccctaaggggcggcaaccttaggtctaggggcggtaaccctaggtggagaaaaccataaggggcggcaaccttggGTCctggggtaaccctaggtggaggaaaaccataagggcgacaaccttaggtcctaggggtggtaaccctagttgGAGAAAAACctgaggcggtaaccctaggtcctaggggtggtaaccctaggcggagaaGTCAGTCGATGCGGAGGACGGTGGCATCGAGTAAATCTcacagtggagtaggtgagggccgTTCCCGTAGAGAGCGATGGCGTCGGGTCGGCCTAGGATTTCCTGGAAATCCGAATAACAAACAGATCAGACTGTCAttacttcatattcatactattattttgtattaacgttgtgatggaggtatttttggattaacatacttgcaggtaccaaaaacacaaagaagaactcggatgaacagtgtccgaggtgcctccatggggcttggaggcacctcgggtgcaaaacctgagctggcgcgAGAAGCAGGCTTAAGGCACCTTGgatggattgaaggcgccttggacagcttggaggcgccttgaagggattgaaggcgccttcaggtcgcgacagtcaaagggttatcgcagcgagcagatcgggatagAATTCAAGCttcaaggtgccttggagcttgtttaaggcgccttgaacactgtttaaaagcagTGGTCGACCAACAACTCAATACAACACCTTCTCAAGCaatcttctgcaacgtgctgcgaatTCGACCATCCCTAAGTGCTGCAagaacaccccgacgacccgaagcttcagatttagtcttttgttgtcggtatattcttattactgctttaaattgtacttagtttgtaatagtctttacgaactatagttgttgcccaccgaaagcggtcagcgaccgcgagccttcgagtaggagccgagatagactccgaacgaagtaaatagcttgtctttctgtgtctttgtgttgtttcttttatctattccgctgcgtgttttacaactccgatagttttacgattctgataatcgaacgaaatagccacgagcgctattcacccccctctagcgcgtctcgatccaacaattggtatcagagcggggtcgctttgaactggtgcaaccaccattcaagcaattcgTATCTGCCTTTCTCTTGTCTCTGTCCGACGGCGTAGCCGAGCACCCACATCTGTTGGCCGTGCTCTAGGTGTCGCCCCTTTTGATTCTCCACTACCAAGCCTTCTTCCCGCACAGAGCatagattgttggagcaatcccaatggtctgcgggaccatatgttttggtgttttgggcaaagagtttaagttaggttcacccttgtatttgatatgtgtacttgagttgtgcaggactgcaggatacacatgtgactcaggttgacgacttcgggtccggtgaaggatggagcatccgagggaccgtggacaaggcagcgaggacaagggccgagggaagtgacttcgaggcatacgcgaaggatggcatagaggtcaaggctgcaaagaagagtcaaatgagtcgtgagggtccgagtgctgagagaattGTACTCAGGGGAAAAATCTCGTGGGGGGGGggcactgtagcagtcaacgggggtactgtagcagtcaatgGGTACTATAGCAGTtggcagttactgtagcagtcgactgatgcactgtagcagtcgactggtgcactatagctcgactggtagagagccgttgagagagccgttgggctggcaccagtcgactggtgcaaggaccagtcgactggtaacgggcaaatcaggtttctgatttcttccaagctctataagaaggagcttgggatgaccggccaaggtgacgaaattagacttggttaaaaagCCTAATTattagtcactaagtgctcaaaggttctcttgtgtccaagaggtcttggtgagattgtggcgaggtttctccacccacaaggaggttgagctagccagagtttgccAGGGACTAAtctaccgacggattgagggatcgtccaccttacggacacgctgtggagtaggagcaagttatctccgaaccacgtaaatcgacgtgtatttggtttgcatttcttgtctttagttttagtttttctacttggttgtttgtatttccacttgcgcactaacattgtagaaagaagcgagtatttcggggtgtcgtctatccaaccccccttcaagccggccaccgatcatccaacaattgatatcagagcaaggtttctcttcaacggactaatcgccaagaagaacatCACCAAATGGCCGACTCAAACAtttatccacccaaattcgaaggggacttctcttggtggatgatgaagatggaggtcttcttcaacacggattgggacaccatgatggtggtcaaagagccgttcGAAATCCCGAAAGACAAGAAacggaagaagctccgaccacgatatTGGACGAAGGAGAAAACCTCAAGATCGGAGGCAaacaataaggtaatatcaattttaattgatatgttacCTTCTAATGTTGTGAGtcatgtaggtaaatatgagaatgcccatgaattatggagcaatCGACTGAtgcactatagcagtcgactggtgcactgtagctcgactggtagagagtcgttgagagagccgttgggctggcaccggtcgactggtaacgggcaaatcaggtttttgatttcttccaagctctataagaaggagcttgagatggccggccaaggtgacgaaattagacttggttaaagcctaattagtagtcactaagtgctcaaaggttcccttgtgtccaagaggtcttggtgagatTGTGGCCAGGTTTCTCCaaccacaaggaggttgagctagccggagtttgccggggactaatccatcgacggattgagggatcatccaccttacggacacgccgtggagtaggagcaagttatctccgaaccacgtaaatcgacgtgtatttggtttgcatttcttgtctttagttttagtctttctacttggttgtttgtatttccacttgcgcactaacattgtagaaagaagcgagtatttgggagtgccatctatccaaccccccttcaagccggtcaccGATCACCCAACATAGACGACGCCGATCAAGCCGTCTAATTTCGTGCCCTAGGTTGGGTTCACAGTCACCTTGCTCGCCGGAAGGAAGGATCAGCACCATTGTTGCTGTCCTTgctgtgccctagcactgtcgccggAACCCTTGATCATCTCtgaccagtggagaggaagaaggtaaGGTGGGGTTGGAATTTGGTTGTTGCTGAATTTAGTATCTCTATTTCTTGATCTTAATCTGATCAAGCAGTGAAGTTTCCAGTAGGGGGTTCTTGCTATGGAGTACCTTTAGTCCAGCAGCTCACCTTGTGTTCTGCAGCCACGATCCTTGCTGTTGATCAACAGGAGGCAGAGAATTGAGGTGAGGTGTAGGAAATGGATTTCGTAATTAGTTGTTTGTGTGTAAATGAATTGGGTTCCTGATAGATAAGAATTGGATTTAGCTATTTGATATTGTGgtaataactaaataaaaaaatatatatagatcttgatcaattgaatggtggaagggttaaggttaataaagttaaccctaattgatcaatggattaggatttagtttagttaatggatgcatgatagaattaactaaactaaatattgtgacacaggactttgacgcgagacgagtatctcgactaccggtttggacttttcgatttggaggcgggtactttgactttatgtcatttgatattcATAATAATGTTGTTAACAAATAACAATAATTgtgtttttcttatttgcttcggttggtcactacctgatctgttatatgcttgtttatttatttattttgcacttcatgttagtatctacctgattatacatgcttataggggtagtgacacaaccatgtttttgTTATTctattcaggacctaggttttttttattctttatctgacctgtgtacctagacatTGATGCTAGGGTTCACATTTTATGTTTATATGGATAGACtcatgatattgccatgcttagtgtcaggcatcatctcgcatgattacatgctgtgcgatagtcggcttcattattgttgagcacatcgtcagtttcatctctgtcggcgctccgttggtccgctcatgggtagcgtgacgcagcgtggtagcacgttagtttgctcggtggtgctccgttggtccgctcatgggtagtgtgactgcagcgtggtagcacgccgggatccctccccatcattgtttaccgggagatgagagcattgctctcccccatttatgatttggggtaggaggataggtgtactccgactgtatcccgtccactcggtcactcatcaggagtagtgacggcagagtgcacgattttcacagctctacccactcggtctcaccattgtgtgtgagatgactgactggcagtaggggtgaccatgacCTGCAttagcatcatacgcattgatgcatttattatttgtgtttgctgcacttatttgctacatttggatggatgcatatgtttgacatgcatacaggattttgatacctcttggtctgacgaccctgttatacttGTACCCTAGTTCTGGTTAGTACAGctattctcctatttatttcagtttgcattaaCCCTTATTTTGGCAGGAGACTATAcgtatgattagtgctagttgttatatccttactatgtatatcagttgttacctgctgagtgttggactcacaccctcctccattgctattttcaggttggtGCTATCCGagtagttccagtcgctagttccttgcagtccacgaggacgtttaTTGGTCGTttggtttttttttcttaatttagattatgttcggacttattctgttttgatactatggatctggtatgAATTTTATGTGTCGATGGTTTTGGTTTGGATATGTCTTGCTGCATACCTGCCTAgatgacagaagaggtgagttgatcttatcgtcggatttgagatttatgagtgtagtggagtagggttgtttttgagtcttcttattacTGTTCTAGTTTGTTATCTATTGAACTGCGTGGATGCTTGTGTATTGTGTTTTGTTTTATGtgttgttatatatatattattccggccgtgttggccgatgtatatgtggccctgggggcgatgtagaaagtttcagattgtccgtcgtataggggagatgctgccgaaattttttcggacagggactcctccggggcgtgacaatttatttggtatcagagccaagttgcgagtcaaactggtattttcggatttttgtgttctggattttataattaatctgataccaatttatttggtatcagagtcaagtttggcgatacttggttGATTTTGTGTtgtggattttcgagatttagctgataccaatttattgctatcagagcaggttatgatacttgcttttggtgttctggatttttgggttagCCCGAGTTTACTAGTAAACCTGGGTATTTATTTTCGGAGCTATGGATTTCCATTATGTTTATGTTTCGGACTTTCGTTTCGgaattatatggatttccggcgattttctcgttcggaattttgaggtaaaATGGGCATTGgatagcgacggaacatctccagacgacaaataggtatgatgtttagttttataattgttatacttgtagtaatatctgtgatataatttaacagatatgaggagatctactcgCGCAACTGCGTTGAGACGTGGTGCAGGATGACCATGTAAGAGGACGTTGGAGTCCCTAGCAACAGACGCGCCAGAGATACGTATTGGAGTAGAGCCTGTTAGTCAAGGACgaactgcgggcgcgtcgggctctcagaccccaaTGACTCTTTTAGAGGTGCCTACCTCGGCTGCACTTGTGGTACCCACCTCTACCGGACCTACGGTACCACCAGCGGTACCACCGGCTTACCCGACGCCACCGCCACTTGGACCTGCCGTGTatccgacaccagtggcacctgtaccaCCAGTGCCTTCAGTGTACCCAGCACCTGCACCTGCGGTATTGGTTACTCCCCTTCCGATACCATCATCAACCATACCTTCAGCTGCGGCCACCTATGCTTATCCTACAGTGCCACCAGCGGCATCTGCCCCAGTATATGCAGCATCACCGGGGATACCTCCCCCGGCCTATCCAGCGGTactacctgtagcaccagctcctgTGGTTccaccagttcctgcagccgtcccgacacacctCATTGACATTGTCGCAGACGAGTCAGAATTCCagcattggcagagtcgatgaagagtcgattcacccTCTTCCGAGGAGAtactgatccgagtgtggctctgtcttggattgagactatggagcggacctttttctatatggcttgctccgagtgggagaaagcagagctggctgcttttcacttacgagACGAGGCCGACACCTAGTGGGTTACTCAGCattccatcatcggcgagcagaacatcacctggaccaggttcagagaggtttttgagagccgcttcttcccACGAGTTTATCAGATGACCCGTCGacaggatttcctgagtttgcgccagaacaaccggtcggtgacagagtataatgtaGAGTTTAaccgattggccagattttgtccagatcTTGTTGCTGAGGATaattcacgtatgcagcagttcattcaggggctggatggacatttgcaagtaaggcttgcTGATCTTGGTTGCGCATCTTATTTAGAGACGTTGGACAGAaccctcatgattgagtcagtTCTGCAGAGAGCGTATCTGGACAAAAAAGAAAGcagacgggtcagacatcaggacagatccagcagGCACAGACGACCGGACAACAGCAGAGTAGTCGTAGTTGGCCAGGTcaaggtacttctggggtatttcATAGACCTCAGAAGTCAGCGCAGTTTTCCTCAGGACATTTCCGGTCTCCTCAGTAggaccggaaacaacccgccagagACATTCGCTATTtacgatgtgggtccagagatcatatTACCCCAGCCTGCCCTCtgagacagtcagtttgcttttattgcaaactgcctgggcaccagagccgagattgttcgctgaagacTCAGCATATTGCCTCCGGAGTCATTGCTCATGGGGGACTGCACAGTCAGTCAGGGATTAGATAAGGAGGGCGGAGACTTCCACCTTCACATCGCCAGCAGGGGACAGCTTCCCCTtcagcagctgcatttggcatgctcgaACAGGAGTACCCCAGTACTTCCATAGTCCCCCAGAGCTCTGTTCCGGGACCTCATTATCTGACTTAGGGgcagtatcagttgcagcctcATCCCCTATTCCAGTACTCGTCACAGCCGCAGCCACTAGCTCAAGTACCAGGCACAGTCTCAGCcatcggtacagtatcagtcgccgccctcttagacttctctggcacaatgtccagcaccgcctcagtggcaggctcctgcccagacGCAGCAGTCGCAGGCAGCGTTGTCACCTCtccctccgccagagactgggcgtattcatgcgaccactagagaggatgcacagcgagCCGACAGATTCATTTTtcgcggtacgatttctatttatacCTTATTTGCAGATATATTGATAGAtattggtagctcgcattcttttatatcccgtacttttatgcaggagattggtagattacctactttcagaccgcagcgactgaccgtctcttTAACATCCGGTGATACTATGGAGGTCACTCAAGAGGTCAGaagttgcccgttagattttggcaacataatacttacggtggatcttttagtactggaatggccgactttgatattattcttggc contains:
- the LOC122009708 gene encoding leucine-rich repeat extensin-like protein 3 produces the protein MTLLEVPTSAALVVPTSTGPTVPPAVPPAYPTPPPLGPAVYPTPVAPVPPVPSVYPAPAPAVLVTPLPIPSSTIPSAAATYAYPTVPPAASAPVYAASPGIPPPAYPAVLPVAPAPVVPPVPAAVPTHLIDIVADESEFQHWQSR